The DNA sequence AAGTAGCTCACTACGTAGGGAATGGGAAGTCAGTTGGGACATAGACAGGTATTAGATGAACAGATGTTGAAATCTCACCTTCTGAAGTCTTCAGTTGTAGCTTCACTTCTTCAGAGATCTtcactgggtctctctctctatgtcctgccTGTGAGTTgagttctacctctctctcaactccttTTTAAGGACCCGTCCAGTCAGACACCTCCCTCTATTTTGTCAAaatttctctccctcgctctctctctctctctctctctctctctctctctctctctacctctctctcgctctctctacctctcgctctctctctacctctctctccctcttgctctctctctaactctctctctctccctcttgctctctctctaactctctctctctctctcgctcgctctctctctccctctctcgctctctctctctctctttcactctacctctctctctctctctctctacctctctctctctctctctctacctctctctctctctctctctctacctctcgctctctcgctctctctctaccgctctctctctaccgctctctctctctctctctctctctctctctctctctctctctctctctctctctctctctacctcctctctctctctctctctacctctcgctctctctctacctctctctccctcttgctctctctctaactctctctctctaactctctctctctccctcttgctctctctctaactctctctctctcgctcgctcgctctctctctctctctctctctttcactctacctctctctctctctctctctctctctctctctctctctctctctctctctctctctctctctctctctctctctctctctgtacctctctctctctctctgtacctctctctctctctctgtacctctcgctctctctacctctcgctctctctctacctctctctccctcttgctctctctctaactctctctctctccctcttgctctctctaactctctctctctctctcgctctctctctctcgctctctctctacctcgctctctctctctctctctctctctctctctctctctctctctctctctctctctctctctctctctcttgctctctctctctctagctctctctctctctagctctctctcgctcgctccctcgctctctctctacctctacctctctctctctctcgctcgctccctcgctctctctctacctctctctctctctacctctacctctacctctctctacctctacctctacctctacctctctctctctctctctctctctctctctctctctctctctctctctctctctctctctctctctctctctctctctctctctctctctctctctctctctctctcaggtgccttggtggaagagtggggtaacatctcacagcaagaacgggcaaatctggtgcagtccatgagggggagatgcactgcagtacttaatgcagctggtggccacaccagatactgactgttacttttgactttgaccccctcccctttgttcaggtacacattattccatttctgttagttacgtgtctggaacttgttcagtttatgtctctgtGCAGCGGCTGGCTGGGTCGCTCTGACCCGCAGAGCGCACGACCTCGCCACACTCGCAGACACTCTACTACACTCCAGGGCACACGCCTCGCCAGTGGCTGACAGGGTTGCTCTGACTCGCAGAGCGCTGAGCGCAGAGCGCCAGCCCTGgaaacacagggcctgggttgcactgacccacgagcgcagagctcagagccctggaaacacagggcctgggttGCACTGACCCACGAGCGCAGAGCTCAGAGCCCTGGAAACACAGGGCCTGGGTCGCACTGACCCACGAGCGCAGAGCTCAGAGCCCTGGAAACACAGGGCCTGGGTCGCACTGACCCACGAGCGCAGAGCTCAGAGCCCTGGAAACACAGGGCCTGGGTCGCTCTGACCCACGAGCGCAGAGCGCAGAGCACAACAAGCACAGTCGGCTGCTCTCTAGCACACAGCGAGGCACGTCCGGACCTGTGCTCTGACCCAAGAGTGCAGAGCTGCGAGCCCAGAGCGCAGAGTGGGGAGCCGGGCACAGCCTCGCCACACTCGCCACACTCGCCACAGTCGCAGACTCTCTACTACGCTCCGCGGCACACGCCTCGCCAGTGGCTGACAGGGTCTCTCTGAGCGCAGAGCGAAGAGTGCAGAGCGGGGAGCCGGGCACACGCCTCGCCACACTCGCAGACTCTCTACTACGCTCAAAGGCACACACCTCGCCAGTGGCTGGCACGGTCACTCTGACCCCGCCAGCGCAGAGCGGGAGCCCTGGAAACACAGGGCCTGGGTCACTCTGACCCgcgagcacagagcacagagaggggaggacaggaccTGGGTCACCCTGACCCCAGGACCACGGGAGGGTTAAATGAACTTTTTAAGACAATATATTTTGCTACAGGGGTACCATAACAACCATCTTACACAATAAAACTATTTCAAGACATTCCCAACATAgtacactgcttttgaccagggcctatagggtcaCAACTAGtccactatgtaaggaatagggttctatttgggacatACCTCATCCATCTATTCCATTGTCCTGTTTTAAATTAAATCACACTGAGATTATGTGGTTTATGGTATTTTTTGTGCAATACTTTTGCACTACAATTATGTAAAAACCCACTGCAAACTTCTGCTAACATTGGCCACCGCTAGCTGAGAATCATTGGTAGTGGTGGGGCAGGCTGTGCCTGTCCTCCTCTTTTTTTTGCATTTTCAATGGTCTGAAAGATGCTGGAAATGAATATCTTGTTAATGCAAAGACCAGGAAACTctggaaaaaaatacaaatacagctaacattacctagctaactagctggtgctcataacatggctaacattacctagctaacgagctggtgctcataacatggctaacattacctagctaactagctggtgctcataacatggctaacattTCCTTGCTAACGagctggtgctcataacatggctaacattacctaactaactagctgggctcataacatggctaacattacctagctaacgagctggtgctcataacatggctaacattacctagctaactagctggcgctcataacatggctaacattacctagctaactagctggtgctcataacatggctaacattacctagctaactagctggtgctcataacatggTAAGATTACCTAGCTAACTTgctggtgctcataacatggctaacattacctagctaactagctggtgctcataacatgactaacattacctagctaactagctggtgctcataacatggctaacattacctcgctaactagctggtgctcataacatggctaacattacctagctaactagctggtgctcataacatggctaacattacctagctaactagctggtgctcataacatggctaacattaCCTCGCTAACTAGCTGGTGCTCCCAAATGCAATTCTTATGTCGACAACAGATGAGAGTTGTGATCATAACATTTCTAACATACCTagctaacattacctagctaacaAAACAAGTTATATTAACAGGATAGATAGCTGGCCATTAGCAACATTGGGATGTCAATGAGACAGAGCTCGCTAACCAGCTGAGCCAGCAAACAATATAACAAAATAAGGAATCACAGTAGCAAGTATCCCTGGTGCACtgttaaaatatttaaaatatttaGCAATTTAAACTATTCGTTTTTCAATGAAAACTCTACCTTTTATGTAATCCTCTCAATGGatttcatgtttcatgagcttgtCCAAGGTGTTGGGCTTGACGACAGCTGCTACGTCAGTTGCTACGATCAGTTGCCCAACATTCTGGGGCAAAAGATCAATTAGACAGACAGCAGTTAATTCAAATGAATTTAACATTTCAGAACTTATAGTGAAATTGATGCTGCATCTAAAGTCTATCTGGTGACATCACAATGAGGACAAAAGGTTTTACTGCTCATTATTTATCTCCTTCTGAAATAGCATTGTGTTTCCAAGACATTGTAATGCACTTCAGACGACATCTTCATCAGCTTCAATTAGGTAGAATTAAGTCTCTTCATAACAATATTGTGACCCAATATGTAACACATGACTGTGTTGCAAAAGTTGAATACCTTCACtttgaattgaccccaaccctgtcaaACAGGTAGATGTCAGACAGGTCCAGCAGTGTTTGGGCTGGACAGAAAGTATGGAGAATTGAAGGatgagagcggtagagagaggtaaagcgagagagagaggtagagcgagagagagagagagagagagagagagagagagaggtagagcgagagagagagagagagaggtagagcgagagagagagcgagagagagagagagagagaattttgaCAAAATAGAGGGAGGGGTCTGACTGGACAGGTCCTTAAAaaggagttgagagagaggtagaactcAACTCACAggcaggacatagagagagagacccagtgaAGATCTCTGAAGAAGTGAAGCTACAACTGAAGACTTCAGAAGGTGAGATTTCAACATCTGTTCATCTAATACCTGTCTATGTCCCAACTGACTTCCCATTCCCTACGGAGTGAGCTACTTTAGACAATGGTCCATATTACCTTTGTGGCCATGAGCTATTCTCTATTTAGTTCACTGTGGgacctggtccaaagtagtgcactacataggggataagaagccatttgggaagcatccatgttccaatgtccgttggtcgtgtgagtacctgtgccttgttgttttggctttcgtgccactTGTATTGTGCATAGATGATtagggtctcgtcccgtgttgtatcattgtgtgcttgtgttttcgggtctcctcctgtgtatttattcgaggtactcctcgctcttttgaatgggtttcagccctgtgttttgtatgtgtttgcttggtcttcgtccccgtgcctttacataGCACACTGTAATTTGGGAAAATAAAAACCCTATTATGCATTCCTGTCTCCTTTATAATAATGTGACactctcctccagtacccccagctatacagtaggttatgtactTAAAGGGATATTGCAATATTTTGGCTAATTATCTGCCAAATTGTGCAGTCAGCAAAACTCATAAAAAgcattataaatcttcacttacctttgctgatcttcatcggaatgcactcccaggactcccacaagaaatgtttgttttgttcggtaatgtccatcatttatgtccaagtagctacttttgttagcgcgtcagcacgaagcgcgttcactaaagcctgacgaaatgtccaaaagttccgtaacagtcagtagaaacatgtcaaacgatgtattgaatccatctttagaatgtttttaacataaatctcaAATGAATTTCCAATCGTGGGTATTACAGGGACTTAAGGTGAGCGATGGAAGAGAGCTCCCTCACATGTGAACGCACATGGTCAGTTCATGGCAGACCTGACTAATTCTCCTCTCATTTGGCCCCCCCTTTACAGTAGAGGCATCAGACAGAGTTCtacagactgttgacatctagtggaagccgtaggaagtgcaaactcatccatatctcgctgtgATTTCAATAGGATTTTGGTTGAAaatcttctcaggtttttgcctgccatatgagttatgttatactcgcagacatcattcaaacggttttagaaacttcaaagtgttttctatccaatgtgaataatcatatgcatatattagcaactgggactgagaaGCAGGCAGTTTAATATGGGCACCTCTgtgcacctttcatccaagcaaCTCACTGCCCCTTAAGAAGTTAAGCACCTGCTACTGTCCTTTCAAATCTTAATGTTTGTTGGGCAGGTAGGTTCCTGCAAGAACCCCCACCAGCTAAGGAGGTTCCTTGATGACCCCCACCTTCTACGGGGTTCTTAGAAGAACCTTTTAAGGGCCATTTTCAGTTCCAAGAACTGTATGGTTTTAAAGAACAGAACTTTAGAACTCCAGTTGAACCCCACATTTTTAGAGCGTACTTGGACTAGGATTCAAGAGGCACTCtcacatctgagctatctttgttgcaggtgcatggttACAGTTGAGTAATATGAAGAACACTGTTCTTGCTAGTCTCACTGCTCTAAAGCTGTACGTATCAGCCTCAaagccttcgtcagagctttcaGTGTTCACAACCTGCACCTCTATGTAGACATTGCTCCACCCACATCCGTTCAATGCATCCAATGGGGTTGGAGTATGAGAGAAAAAAGTGTTACCAAAAATAACTGTGCATTTCACAAGTATTCTAATAAAGTGTGTAGGTGATGTGTCAAACAAGACACAAATTACACAGAGGACATCAACCTATCAAGTAAGTTCTCATAAATCATTGGGTTCCGTACAAGAATAAAACAATAACTTTGGCTGTTATTTCAGTTTTGTACCTAATAGTGGATTTCCTTAACCTCTCCTCTAGTACCCACAGCCATTCCAGATGCTTTAAAATGCTCAactaatctctctttctctctctcaggagactaTCACCATGGCGATATTGACCATCATTCTGCTTGTCAGCACGGCTTTTGCTATGGGATGTAAGCGGGACATACCTCACACCAACTCACCAACATCTTAATTAAACATACCACACCTAATTCACACACACTCGTAGGTGTTAATACACAGGTGTGATTTGGAAATGTGTCTCTATTCATTATCGGTTCTCCATGGGACACCTTCTGAGAGGTCTGCCATTATCAACCTTGACACTGGAGAAATGAAGGTTGCGCCTTGCTTAAGGGCACATAGATGGATATATCAACGTGTCAGCTCACTGATTTGAactactggcccaactctctaactgcaggctacctgccactcctcTAGTACCAGAGATGTATATTGGTGTCTAGATGCTGGACTGAGGTATTCTGATATGAATGGTTTGATCATTCAACTGGATGTATCATTGGATTGTCTTGCAAATATCAGGAAATAACACAGATTACATTTCCAGTATTAGTTTCATCAGCTCTTCTACGAAACTGGAATTTGACTCCACAGGCGTTTTAAACAAGTAGCAgaatttgaccagggcccttcgggGAAAAGGGTCCCTTATAGAACACAGTCCATGATTCCAGAATGTATATCCATCATTTTTATGTTATGTCCACATTACAATGTATGTTGCCTGTGTGTCCAGATGGTGCGATACGACCCAAGACAGGGTCCCATATAGGATGCAGTCTcctgaccagggcccttcggGAACATGGTCCTATATAGGATGCAGTCTcctgaccagggcccttcggGAACAGGGTCCTATATAGGATGCAGTCTcctgaccagggcccttcggGAACAGGGTCCTATATAGGATTTAGTCTcctgaccagggcccaaaggggAACATGGTCCAATATAGGATGCAGTCTcctgaccagggcccttcggGGAACAGGGTCCTATATAGGATTCAGTCTcctgaccagggcccttcggGAAACAGGGTCCCATATAGGATGCAGTCTCCTGAACAGGGCCCTTCGGGAACAGGGTCCCATATAGGATGCAGTATcctgaccagggcccttcggGGAACAGGGTCCCTTATAGAACACAGTCCATGATTCCAGAATGTATATCCATCATTTTTATGTTATGTCCACATTACAATGTATGTTGCCTGTGTGTCCAGATGGTGCGATACGACCCAAGACCCCATGTGAGGATGCTAGAGATTCCGTGCCACGTGGCCAAGTTGGAGCCTACATCCCCACGTGTGACGCCGCTGGACAATACACCCCTGAGCAATGTTGGGGCTCTACaggttaaaacacacacactataaatgCTCCAATTCAGTTGAATGTGAcagttatataataataataatataataacaataatatataatatataataatataataataataatataataataataatataataataataatatataatatataataatataataataataatataataataatataataataataataatatataatatataataatataataataataatataataataatagttcaATATGTCACAGTAAAATGTGtaaatattatatatttaacaGGTTATTAATATGGCTGCAGTCTTtgtacagggatcaacatcaggGAAATTTCAGAGTGACAAGTAATAGTtctcgataaaactcaaactttcattaaaacacacatgcagggtactcaattaaagctacactcgttgtgaagctagccaacatgtcagatttataaaatgctttaaaacacttcaaactacttctgtaatccaactttaggtattactAAACGTTAATAaacgatcaaattgatcacggagcgatctgtattcaatagcTAGAAGTTTTCAAAACAAAGTCCATTTCCTCACGGATATTTTTTCCAGCTGCGCACCTGAAGACAGGATGTGCCATTGACTAATCTGACCAAGGATAAAGGGCCCTGGTAATCACAACACTGGCGACaccgtgtggaagctgtaggaattgcaagcTCAGTCCCATCATTTATTTAAAGCCATAGACAATACCGAGACTGGATTTTTTTCTTTGTCGATTTTGTGATCAGGTTATCTTGCGATTTTGACCACGCAActcgttctgttatagtcacagacaccATTGAACCAGttctagaaacttcagagtgttttctatgcacacatactaatcatatgaatatactatattcctggcatgagtagcaggacgttgaaatgttgcgtgatttttaacagaatttTGAAAAAAGTAGCCCGATCTCTAATTAACTTAACATTTCTTTCTGGTAGGTTACTGTTGGTGTGTGACCAGTTCTGGACAGTATATCCCGGGTACTGAGACTCCACCAGGCACTGGTCCAATCATATGTTCCACCCAGAGTAAGTGAGGCCCTGTGGTCTCATCCAACACTATCACCACTTTAAACTCCAACACATCACTACTCTTGCTTC is a window from the Oncorhynchus keta strain PuntledgeMale-10-30-2019 chromosome 35, Oket_V2, whole genome shotgun sequence genome containing:
- the LOC127916340 gene encoding saxiphilin-like isoform X1 codes for the protein MAILTIILLVSTAFAMGYGAIRPKTPCEDARDSVPRGQVGAYIPTCDAAGQYTPEQCWGSTGYCWCVTSSGQYIPGTETPPGTGPIICSTQNGMIRPKTPCEIARENALKKVRPGVYVPTCDNDGQYTPEQCSGSTGYCWCVNSSGQKIPDVDVDEKRWNEDVEDLTVVFAVLQELIHFTYK